One Turneriella parva DSM 21527 genomic region harbors:
- a CDS encoding TonB-dependent receptor, which yields MNQSPKKQGNLSRTATRTARGLIPLMLLVSISGIGAQRKGAKPAAAPAAVATSGATGTIRGRVLDSANGEAMIGVTAVIKELGVYGITDIDGNYVITNVPVGEQTVTYQITGYQPSATKVTVGTGKAAVANVTLNYKVSSEVVVTAKRVDNTAASLLSKQKKAAAAQDAISAEQISKSPDSDASDAAKRVTGVSIVGGGQFVFIRGMSERYSMVQVNGSQVPSPIPTRRVVPLDIFPVSLLDNVTIIKSYLPELPGEFGGGVININTKDYPDEREAKVGLSFGMNSITTFQPFGTYKGGSLDALGYDDGGRALPASVVNNKISPFSFGEGFTNAERIEFAKKFSNVWSRQDISGRPAGKIEASFGKTYEIDETRKLGFLVSGFFQESSQTEKGTFKRYLADKSVAADYKYEDFSYSTLKSAQISTAFASSKQSKFKLNSFYTHKSTDTTRQNKGQYDFSNQGTKTILSFQESSLIFNQLAGEHRLGFLDSEINWFGTVALAGRDTPDTRVTRYGIDGQFQQTRNMTRYFNKHNEQVYQAGASWSIPFEQWSGLKSKFTLGADGSYRNRETISRRFTHDLTNTAIDLTQTAEQIFLTGAPMMSEVTGTSEAEGFDAYNAKLAIGAGYTQFDVPLIPRVRLVTGVRAESWEQTSESFNIFARNQKVNAALKSTNFMPAANLIYTPIDDLNIRFGASQTLNRPDFIEASNFRVFDDLVTGALIKGNPNLSAATINNYDTRIEWFPAVGEIIAISGFYKDIRNPIEATVGALADDLQFTYVNQSRAKLLGAEFEVRKKLGFITSYIEEFSALFNATYVTSEITVNPNLTTAETNPNRPLQGQSPWLLNAGLYYDREKSGTSVAVLYNIFGRRIAQVGVNGLPNTYEETYGTLDMIGKQKLGEKMDLKVSVGNILNPLIEVSQGSGSERQEIQTYRRGVNISFGLTYKL from the coding sequence ATGAACCAGAGCCCCAAGAAACAGGGTAATCTCAGCCGCACGGCGACCAGAACAGCACGGGGATTAATCCCCCTTATGCTGCTCGTCTCGATCAGCGGTATCGGCGCACAACGCAAGGGTGCAAAACCCGCGGCAGCGCCCGCGGCCGTCGCAACCAGCGGCGCCACCGGCACAATTCGTGGCCGCGTGCTCGATTCTGCTAACGGCGAGGCGATGATCGGCGTCACCGCAGTGATCAAAGAACTCGGCGTCTATGGCATCACCGACATCGACGGCAACTACGTCATCACCAACGTGCCCGTCGGCGAGCAGACCGTCACCTACCAGATCACCGGCTACCAGCCCTCGGCAACGAAAGTCACTGTCGGCACCGGCAAGGCAGCAGTCGCGAACGTGACGCTGAACTACAAAGTCTCGTCAGAGGTTGTGGTAACAGCTAAGCGGGTCGATAATACTGCTGCCTCGCTGCTCAGCAAGCAGAAGAAAGCGGCGGCGGCGCAAGATGCGATCTCGGCTGAGCAGATCAGCAAATCGCCTGACAGCGATGCCTCTGATGCAGCGAAGCGCGTCACAGGCGTCAGCATCGTCGGGGGCGGGCAGTTCGTCTTCATTCGCGGTATGTCTGAACGTTATTCGATGGTCCAGGTTAATGGTTCGCAGGTACCCTCACCGATACCCACAAGGCGTGTCGTACCATTGGATATCTTTCCCGTATCACTGCTCGACAACGTCACGATCATCAAAAGCTATTTGCCAGAGTTGCCAGGTGAATTTGGCGGCGGCGTCATCAATATCAATACGAAAGACTACCCCGACGAACGCGAAGCAAAAGTGGGATTGTCTTTTGGTATGAATTCAATCACTACCTTTCAGCCATTCGGTACTTACAAAGGTGGCTCACTCGATGCACTCGGCTATGACGACGGTGGCAGGGCTTTGCCCGCGAGCGTTGTAAATAACAAGATTTCGCCCTTTAGCTTCGGTGAAGGTTTCACGAACGCTGAGAGAATCGAATTCGCGAAGAAATTCAGCAATGTCTGGTCTCGTCAGGATATTTCGGGCAGGCCAGCGGGAAAAATTGAAGCTTCTTTTGGCAAAACGTACGAAATAGACGAGACCCGCAAACTGGGCTTTCTCGTTTCTGGATTTTTTCAGGAAAGCTCACAGACAGAAAAAGGCACCTTCAAACGCTACCTCGCCGACAAGTCGGTTGCTGCTGATTATAAATATGAAGACTTCAGCTATTCTACGCTGAAAAGCGCTCAGATTTCCACGGCGTTTGCATCTTCGAAGCAATCGAAGTTCAAGCTTAACAGCTTTTACACCCATAAATCAACTGACACAACCCGTCAGAATAAGGGGCAATACGATTTTTCAAATCAAGGAACCAAAACCATCCTTAGTTTCCAAGAATCGAGTCTAATCTTTAACCAGCTCGCTGGCGAACACCGGCTGGGCTTTCTGGATTCAGAGATAAACTGGTTCGGTACCGTTGCTCTCGCTGGCCGGGACACGCCGGATACACGCGTCACTCGGTACGGCATTGACGGCCAATTTCAGCAGACGCGCAACATGACGCGGTACTTTAACAAGCATAATGAGCAGGTCTACCAGGCGGGTGCAAGCTGGTCAATACCGTTTGAACAATGGTCGGGTCTTAAGTCAAAATTCACGCTCGGTGCTGATGGCTCGTACCGAAATCGTGAGACGATCAGCCGCCGCTTTACTCATGACCTAACGAACACTGCAATCGACCTGACACAAACGGCTGAGCAGATTTTTCTCACCGGCGCGCCCATGATGTCAGAAGTCACTGGCACTTCTGAGGCCGAAGGCTTTGATGCCTACAACGCTAAGCTCGCCATAGGTGCCGGCTATACACAATTTGACGTGCCTTTAATTCCAAGAGTGCGTCTTGTTACGGGTGTGCGCGCCGAATCATGGGAGCAGACTAGCGAATCGTTCAACATATTTGCGCGAAATCAGAAAGTCAATGCTGCACTGAAATCTACAAACTTCATGCCGGCGGCGAATTTGATTTATACGCCTATTGACGATCTGAATATTCGCTTCGGGGCAAGCCAAACACTCAACCGACCGGACTTCATCGAAGCCTCAAACTTCAGAGTTTTTGACGATCTCGTGACAGGTGCCTTGATCAAAGGTAACCCTAATCTTTCGGCTGCAACTATCAATAACTATGACACGCGCATCGAATGGTTTCCTGCGGTGGGTGAGATTATAGCTATCAGCGGCTTCTACAAAGACATTCGCAACCCAATCGAGGCGACCGTAGGCGCCCTTGCAGACGACCTACAGTTTACGTACGTGAACCAATCCCGCGCGAAACTACTCGGTGCTGAATTTGAAGTCCGCAAGAAACTCGGATTCATTACCAGCTATATAGAAGAATTTTCTGCGCTCTTTAACGCAACCTATGTGACCTCAGAGATTACAGTGAATCCTAACCTCACGACGGCAGAGACCAATCCAAATCGACCGCTTCAGGGTCAGTCACCTTGGTTGTTAAATGCGGGTCTCTACTACGACCGGGAAAAATCAGGAACCAGTGTAGCGGTACTCTATAACATCTTTGGCCGAAGAATTGCCCAGGTGGGTGTCAACGGCCTGCCGAATACGTACGAAGAAACTTACGGCACCCTCGACATGATCGGTAAACAAAAACTCGGCGAGAAGATGGATTTGAAAGTATCCGTGGGTAATATTCTGAATCCACTAATTGAAGTCAGTCAAGGGAGCGGCAGCGAAAGGCAAGAGATTCAGACGTATCGACGAGGTGTGAACATTTCGTTTGGTCTGACCTACAAACTATAA
- a CDS encoding septal ring lytic transglycosylase RlpA family protein, whose protein sequence is MKASLLFIAMFALIACRAPQARTNPNDPAVTGVANRGEDPVLQDGTMGEEKTPALTAEGYAAWYGKELQGRPTASGDLFDMNKMTAAHRDYPMNSLVLVKNLENGKKAMVKVNDRGPYVEGRVMDVSFAAARELGFAEKGTAKVQLELVQAGEDNFMAKSQGCDEADVGKDGICASAKAGKAKKSKKKREASEEIIEPAADLEADDAADEEDDTKIKSAGSGKEKITFLDGKKPKGFTVQVGAFKKKVNAERHRDEILEAYPQKAFIATNGKWHFVCLGDFKSRKQAKDFLKKLSDDGVEVMYRGKVG, encoded by the coding sequence ATGAAAGCCTCACTTCTGTTTATTGCCATGTTTGCGCTCATCGCCTGCCGCGCACCGCAGGCGCGTACCAACCCCAATGACCCTGCTGTAACCGGCGTCGCCAACCGCGGTGAAGACCCTGTTCTGCAAGACGGCACAATGGGCGAAGAAAAAACACCTGCGCTGACAGCAGAAGGTTATGCTGCATGGTACGGCAAAGAGCTGCAGGGCAGGCCGACGGCGAGCGGCGACCTGTTTGATATGAATAAGATGACCGCTGCACACCGCGATTACCCGATGAATTCACTCGTTCTCGTCAAGAACCTTGAAAACGGCAAGAAGGCGATGGTGAAAGTGAACGACCGCGGGCCCTACGTCGAAGGCCGCGTTATGGACGTGAGTTTTGCCGCCGCCCGCGAGCTCGGTTTTGCCGAGAAGGGAACAGCAAAAGTGCAGCTTGAGCTGGTGCAGGCCGGTGAGGACAACTTTATGGCGAAGTCACAAGGATGTGACGAGGCCGACGTTGGCAAGGACGGCATCTGTGCGTCGGCCAAGGCAGGTAAAGCTAAAAAATCAAAGAAGAAGCGTGAGGCTTCAGAAGAAATCATAGAACCTGCTGCCGACCTCGAGGCCGATGACGCTGCGGATGAAGAAGACGATACAAAAATCAAATCAGCCGGCTCAGGCAAAGAGAAAATCACGTTTCTCGATGGCAAAAAGCCAAAGGGTTTCACCGTACAGGTTGGCGCGTTCAAGAAAAAAGTAAACGCTGAGCGCCATCGCGATGAAATTCTCGAAGCGTATCCTCAAAAAGCATTTATCGCAACCAATGGAAAGTGGCACTTTGTCTGTCTCGGTGATTTCAAATCACGCAAACAAGCGAAGGATTTCTTAAAGAAACTCAGCGACGACGGTGTTGAGGTAATGTACCGCGGCAAAGTGGGCTAA
- a CDS encoding pepsin/retropepsin-like aspartic protease family protein, translated as MRFLVVAILLCASCEKSTRNWTRPTGLSAEEAVVSTNAALETLYAQGFESERLDLVNGGLLVGARFNGHEKKMLLDTGATFSSIGKGRAETFGLLIGDFSNEEDKVFVTWLDVLKGQQLALARSFQVAGYDYSPWVFGTHESLRGDPLLGSEYLRFSAAVIFTRFRFLAIQPDGIPAKSLVKLLKGHGFAELPMHGWDYSATLKIKRGKGTPIKFGVPYVNVKMNGRSGRMLVDTGAHMSIVYRDLVADKANEFYRYQDSASIDAAGNRQDKYAVLLENLVINDAYQVKHQSLFNAKDISKRKAKMQELGLAEDNLDMGALGLDFLVEHNAIIDMGNMTLYLRFN; from the coding sequence ATGCGGTTTTTGGTTGTTGCAATCTTGCTTTGTGCCAGCTGCGAGAAGAGCACACGCAATTGGACTCGGCCGACAGGACTTTCAGCTGAAGAGGCAGTCGTCTCGACAAATGCGGCGCTTGAGACACTCTATGCACAGGGCTTTGAATCAGAGCGCCTTGACCTCGTGAACGGCGGCCTACTTGTTGGGGCCAGGTTCAACGGTCATGAAAAGAAGATGTTACTCGATACCGGCGCAACGTTCTCCAGCATTGGCAAAGGGCGTGCAGAGACGTTTGGCCTACTGATCGGAGACTTCTCGAATGAAGAGGATAAGGTATTCGTAACCTGGCTTGACGTACTAAAAGGACAACAATTGGCGCTGGCGCGATCATTTCAGGTCGCTGGTTACGATTATTCTCCTTGGGTTTTTGGTACGCATGAAAGTTTGCGGGGCGACCCACTTCTCGGTTCGGAGTATTTACGTTTCTCAGCCGCCGTCATTTTTACCCGTTTTCGATTTCTGGCGATTCAACCCGATGGTATCCCGGCCAAGTCTCTGGTTAAACTGCTGAAAGGGCATGGGTTCGCGGAATTGCCGATGCACGGATGGGATTATAGCGCGACTCTCAAGATTAAGCGCGGCAAAGGGACACCGATCAAATTCGGCGTGCCCTATGTGAACGTGAAAATGAACGGGCGCAGTGGTCGCATGTTGGTCGATACCGGCGCACACATGTCAATTGTCTATCGTGATCTCGTTGCCGATAAGGCAAATGAATTTTATCGGTATCAAGATTCTGCATCGATAGACGCAGCGGGCAACAGACAAGATAAGTATGCAGTTTTATTGGAAAATCTGGTCATCAATGACGCTTACCAAGTGAAACATCAATCGCTGTTTAATGCAAAAGACATTAGTAAGCGCAAAGCTAAAATGCAAGAATTGGGATTAGCCGAGGATAATCTAGACATGGGTGCCCTCGGGCTCGATTTTCTCGTTGAACACAACGCAATCATCGACATGGGAAATATGACCCTTTACTTACGATTCAACTAG
- a CDS encoding MotA/TolQ/ExbB proton channel family protein has translation MFKNLVNSPKSTGKTLLFLVLSLGVVFVTMSVTAQTAAPAAAAPAAGAPAAGAASPAAAETAPLGAEGNKEAAAFAEAGELNIFHSKDPALWILMALFLVALAIGADRLWVILNSKSANAELVRLVTEKLSQNPATGEELAKEVSDPKYGVEGRIVAVTLKGWQHDEDTIQSYANAATVAERRYLSSRLPILSTLGNNAPFIGLLGTVLGIMKAFRDLAGAADAGPQVVMKGISEALVATAMGLGVAIPCVMLFNYFSSVIKRKMSNSEEVTNIIVALRRATRSGK, from the coding sequence ATGTTCAAAAACCTCGTAAACAGCCCCAAAAGCACCGGCAAGACCTTGCTTTTTCTCGTTCTTTCGCTCGGCGTCGTGTTCGTGACGATGTCTGTCACGGCGCAGACAGCCGCTCCGGCGGCGGCAGCCCCCGCAGCAGGCGCCCCAGCCGCTGGTGCGGCGTCCCCTGCGGCAGCGGAAACGGCTCCCCTCGGCGCCGAAGGTAACAAAGAGGCCGCAGCTTTCGCTGAAGCGGGCGAACTCAATATCTTTCACAGCAAAGACCCGGCCCTGTGGATTCTCATGGCGCTCTTTCTGGTCGCGCTCGCCATCGGCGCTGACCGCCTGTGGGTAATTCTGAACAGCAAGTCGGCCAACGCCGAACTCGTGCGCCTGGTGACTGAAAAGCTCAGCCAGAACCCGGCAACCGGCGAAGAACTCGCAAAAGAAGTCTCTGACCCAAAATATGGTGTCGAAGGCCGAATCGTCGCCGTCACGCTCAAAGGCTGGCAGCACGATGAAGATACAATTCAGTCATACGCCAATGCCGCTACCGTCGCCGAGCGCCGCTACCTGAGCAGCCGCCTGCCGATTCTCTCAACGCTCGGCAATAACGCGCCGTTTATCGGTCTTCTCGGCACGGTTCTCGGTATTATGAAAGCGTTTCGCGACCTCGCGGGCGCTGCCGACGCAGGCCCACAAGTGGTAATGAAAGGTATCTCTGAAGCACTCGTGGCAACCGCGATGGGTCTTGGCGTGGCGATACCGTGCGTCATGCTCTTCAACTATTTCTCATCGGTCATTAAGCGCAAAATGTCAAACTCAGAAGAAGTGACCAACATTATCGTCGCATTGCGCCGCGCGACGCGGAGCGGTAAATAA
- a CDS encoding ExbD/TolR family protein, translating to MAAKVGNDSGDEVIGDINVVPLVDIMLVLVIILMVTAEFTKYRTVPIQLPKVNAVAMKREPHKVAITIKPNGKVFIGDKEVKDLAELGPRLTSAKKAQPDVAVILRMEKDTKYSDMLKVLDDVKLSGISKVGLAVDSAKKGK from the coding sequence ATGGCTGCTAAAGTAGGTAACGATTCTGGCGACGAGGTCATTGGCGACATCAACGTCGTGCCCCTCGTCGACATCATGCTCGTGCTCGTGATCATTCTGATGGTCACCGCCGAGTTCACCAAATACCGCACCGTGCCGATTCAATTGCCGAAGGTAAACGCCGTGGCGATGAAACGCGAACCGCACAAAGTCGCGATCACGATTAAGCCCAACGGCAAGGTCTTTATCGGCGACAAAGAAGTCAAAGACCTCGCAGAACTTGGACCCCGCCTCACGTCAGCGAAGAAAGCGCAACCCGACGTTGCCGTGATTCTGCGCATGGAAAAAGATACAAAGTACAGCGACATGCTGAAAGTGCTCGATGACGTTAAACTCTCGGGCATCAGCAAAGTCGGTCTTGCGGTCGATTCGGCCAAAAAAGGCAAGTAG
- a CDS encoding energy transducer TonB — translation MSFDGIRLTDGRLVYPGLSNTFENYETIPWVSRNKSVWLGAILLVLSIAITVVKIDWSPDDSELDKLAVTVDFGDVVQPFKKKNVKPREEVDEVFGNEFLKDKTPPDPNQEDPRIATAVNAAVGGATMPVDLSPEIRPAYTSEARSAGIEGAVTLEIVISEDGKVLRAKPVGKKLGMGLDEAAAKTYKAKRFKPSIGPAGKAIVVKYYERVKFVLN, via the coding sequence GTGAGCTTTGACGGCATTCGCCTGACAGACGGCCGGCTCGTCTACCCGGGTCTTTCGAACACGTTCGAGAACTACGAGACGATTCCCTGGGTAAGCCGCAACAAGTCGGTCTGGCTCGGGGCGATCTTGCTGGTGTTATCGATTGCGATCACCGTCGTCAAAATCGACTGGAGCCCCGACGATTCAGAGCTCGACAAGCTCGCCGTGACCGTCGACTTCGGCGACGTGGTGCAGCCGTTCAAAAAGAAGAACGTCAAACCACGCGAAGAGGTCGACGAAGTTTTCGGCAACGAGTTCTTGAAAGACAAGACACCGCCGGACCCGAACCAAGAAGACCCACGCATTGCGACGGCGGTGAACGCGGCAGTCGGCGGCGCGACGATGCCTGTCGACCTCTCACCCGAGATTCGCCCTGCCTACACGTCTGAGGCGCGGTCCGCCGGTATTGAAGGCGCCGTCACGCTTGAGATTGTCATCTCTGAAGACGGCAAGGTCTTGCGCGCAAAACCCGTCGGCAAAAAGCTCGGCATGGGCCTCGACGAAGCCGCAGCCAAAACCTACAAAGCCAAGCGCTTCAAACCCTCAATCGGCCCGGCCGGCAAGGCAATCGTAGTCAAATATTATGAGCGCGTAAAATTCGTTCTCAACTAA
- the purF gene encoding amidophosphoribosyltransferase, which yields MVGVYNVEEAANHAYLGAYAQQHRGQESAGIVSSDGERLYRYAGMGKVADVFTPQKIRQLMGRHAISHNRYSTTGASFLRNAQPIRFESRLGTMALAHNGNLTNAQTVRRSLEELGSLFQTTIDTEVISHLVARSRADNFTDALIEAVTQIRGAYSLVVLTGDTLYALRDPNGFRPLVMGKKDDGFIFASETCALDIIDAEYVRDIEPGELVVVTPRGVTSLFPFAKTSQNLCIFEYVYFSRPDSLVFGKSVYNTRLRMGEILAEESGVEADLVMPVPDSSSVAALGYARQSGLPYHMGLIRSHYVGRTFIEPDQKIRDFGAKIKYNAIAAVVKDKRVVVIDDSIMRGTTTRKIVKMLRNAGAKEIHVRIASAPTRHACYYGIDIPSPSELIAATHTIEEIIKYLRVDSLAYLSLEGMQRGAADIEGGSGNAGYCTACFDGKYPVRLDENEAIYSNQKTLFSEYEIEESA from the coding sequence ATCGTCGGCGTTTATAACGTCGAAGAGGCTGCGAACCACGCATACCTGGGCGCCTACGCGCAGCAGCACCGTGGCCAAGAAAGCGCAGGCATCGTCTCGTCTGACGGCGAACGCCTCTACCGCTACGCAGGCATGGGCAAAGTTGCGGATGTATTCACGCCACAAAAGATTCGCCAGCTCATGGGCCGGCACGCCATTTCTCATAATCGCTATTCGACCACCGGCGCGAGCTTCTTGCGCAACGCGCAGCCAATTCGTTTCGAATCGCGCCTCGGCACCATGGCGCTCGCACACAACGGTAATTTAACCAACGCACAGACTGTTCGCCGTTCGCTCGAAGAGCTGGGGTCGCTTTTTCAGACGACGATCGACACCGAAGTGATCAGCCATCTGGTTGCGCGTTCGCGCGCCGACAATTTTACTGACGCGCTCATTGAAGCGGTGACGCAGATTCGTGGCGCGTATTCGCTCGTTGTGCTCACCGGCGACACGCTCTATGCTCTGCGCGACCCGAACGGGTTTCGGCCGCTTGTCATGGGTAAAAAAGATGACGGCTTTATTTTTGCCTCTGAAACCTGCGCGCTCGACATTATCGACGCCGAATACGTGCGCGACATTGAACCGGGTGAACTTGTTGTTGTGACCCCGCGCGGCGTGACTTCGCTTTTTCCGTTTGCGAAAACTTCGCAGAACCTCTGCATTTTCGAATATGTCTATTTTTCGCGGCCCGATTCTTTGGTCTTCGGCAAGTCGGTCTATAACACGCGCCTGCGCATGGGCGAAATTCTCGCAGAAGAGTCGGGCGTCGAAGCCGATCTTGTGATGCCCGTACCCGATTCATCTTCTGTAGCTGCGCTCGGTTATGCCCGCCAAAGCGGATTGCCCTACCACATGGGCCTCATTCGTTCGCACTATGTCGGCCGCACGTTCATCGAACCTGATCAGAAAATCCGTGACTTTGGCGCGAAAATCAAGTACAATGCGATCGCCGCTGTTGTGAAAGACAAGCGCGTCGTCGTGATCGACGACAGCATTATGCGCGGCACGACGACCCGCAAGATTGTGAAGATGCTCAGAAACGCCGGCGCAAAAGAAATTCACGTCCGTATCGCGAGCGCTCCAACACGGCATGCGTGTTATTATGGCATCGACATACCGAGCCCGTCAGAGCTGATCGCGGCGACGCACACGATTGAAGAGATTATCAAATACCTGCGCGTCGATTCACTCGCATACCTTTCGCTCGAGGGCATGCAACGTGGCGCGGCTGATATCGAAGGCGGTTCTGGCAACGCCGGTTATTGTACTGCATGTTTCGACGGCAAATATCCGGTGAGGCTCGATGAAAACGAAGCGATCTACTCAAACCAAAAAACGCTCTTCAGCGAATACGAAATCGAAGAAAGCGCGTAG
- the lpxB gene encoding lipid-A-disaccharide synthase, whose product MPVADTQTSSRVLIIAGEESGDLLASAIVREVLKKKKVNLWGCGGRRLREAGVDVRVTSEELSTVGFFEAAKNYRRLTKIMDRLVEEAVSNGTTEAWLVDFPGFNIMIAAKLKEKGIKCTMIVSPTVWAWKYKRIFKIRDRFERVLCLYDFEPEIYNKIGVEAHYIGHPLTTETADFKKRILRDGNPLMKVPQLRNVFKEKRPIIAIMPGSRPAEIEHHTSRILDGVRLFQKKHPGYVFVIPAANENIHAQLSKYNLPPDTYLVEYGAPYVLNLASAAIACSGTVTLECALFGVPHLILYRSSWMSYTIFKGVVRIPYIGMVNVLAGKFIVQEFLQHRLKAKHMADELEKILQNTDYRKTQQGELAKISKRLTAYEPAKQAAKILIDRI is encoded by the coding sequence TTGCCTGTCGCAGACACGCAAACCAGTTCGCGCGTACTCATTATTGCAGGCGAAGAATCGGGTGATCTGCTTGCCTCAGCGATCGTACGCGAGGTATTAAAGAAGAAAAAAGTAAATCTCTGGGGCTGTGGTGGCCGTAGGCTGCGCGAGGCGGGTGTCGATGTGCGCGTCACTTCTGAAGAGTTGTCGACGGTCGGCTTTTTCGAAGCGGCCAAAAACTACCGGCGGCTCACCAAAATTATGGATCGTCTCGTTGAAGAGGCGGTCTCGAACGGCACGACCGAAGCGTGGCTGGTTGATTTTCCGGGGTTTAATATCATGATTGCTGCCAAGCTCAAAGAAAAGGGCATCAAATGCACCATGATTGTGTCACCCACCGTCTGGGCATGGAAATACAAGCGTATCTTCAAAATACGCGACCGTTTTGAGCGTGTGCTCTGCCTGTACGATTTCGAACCTGAAATTTACAATAAGATCGGCGTCGAGGCGCACTATATCGGGCACCCGCTGACGACCGAAACTGCAGATTTCAAGAAACGAATTTTGCGTGACGGTAACCCGCTCATGAAAGTGCCGCAACTCCGTAATGTGTTCAAAGAAAAACGCCCGATTATCGCGATCATGCCCGGGTCAAGACCTGCCGAAATTGAGCACCACACCAGCCGCATTCTCGACGGGGTGCGGCTTTTTCAGAAGAAACACCCGGGTTACGTATTTGTTATACCGGCGGCCAATGAGAATATACATGCGCAGCTCTCGAAATATAACCTGCCTCCTGATACGTACCTCGTCGAATATGGGGCGCCCTATGTATTAAATCTGGCGAGCGCTGCGATTGCGTGCTCTGGCACCGTAACCCTCGAGTGTGCGCTCTTTGGCGTACCGCACCTGATTCTTTATAGATCCTCCTGGATGTCTTATACAATCTTCAAGGGTGTTGTGCGCATACCTTATATCGGTATGGTGAATGTGCTTGCCGGAAAATTCATAGTACAAGAGTTTTTGCAGCACCGCCTCAAGGCGAAGCACATGGCAGACGAACTCGAGAAGATCTTGCAGAACACTGACTACCGCAAAACACAGCAGGGTGAACTTGCAAAAATTTCCAAACGCCTGACGGCATACGAGCCTGCAAAGCAGGCGGCGAAGATTCTTATTGATAGAATTTGA
- a CDS encoding phosphate ABC transporter substrate-binding protein, producing MKIIRNNFSCAIARLLAMKFHSLIWISLAGLPMAACSKKQEILISGSETMKDAIQLLANGFNKKQNKFEAKVGGGGSKAGIEDLTLGRIDIAMTSNEIKETHLEALADISKFEKVEIGYDGLAIVVNPQNPLKQIHLSQYAQILSGKITNWKELGGPDMAILPVLRNRNSGTEAFVREHVLRRKDLGEAVYGAFKNTEYVTTATVKRDNREILDFVASNAGAIAYMGVGVAKSEGKGKVRIVEYALNKEGPFMLPTVENIQKGQYRLARALALVYVPDNARKDAFVAYALSEEGQKQILEYEYMQAAPNTVLVIEKRNAEK from the coding sequence ATGAAAATTATCCGAAATAACTTTTCATGCGCCATTGCGCGCCTCTTGGCTATGAAATTCCATAGCCTGATATGGATTTCGCTCGCCGGCCTGCCGATGGCCGCGTGTTCTAAAAAGCAAGAAATCCTAATTTCTGGGTCTGAGACCATGAAAGACGCGATTCAGCTGCTCGCGAATGGTTTCAACAAAAAGCAGAATAAGTTCGAAGCGAAGGTGGGCGGCGGCGGCTCGAAGGCTGGCATCGAAGATCTGACGCTCGGCCGCATCGACATCGCCATGACTTCGAACGAGATTAAAGAAACCCACCTTGAGGCGCTCGCCGACATCAGTAAATTCGAAAAAGTCGAAATTGGCTACGACGGGCTTGCGATTGTGGTGAATCCACAAAACCCGCTGAAGCAGATTCACCTCAGCCAGTATGCACAGATTCTTTCGGGCAAAATCACTAACTGGAAAGAGCTGGGTGGCCCCGATATGGCCATCTTGCCGGTGCTGCGTAACCGCAACTCAGGCACCGAGGCGTTTGTACGCGAGCATGTGCTGCGCCGAAAAGATCTCGGCGAAGCGGTTTATGGTGCATTCAAAAATACCGAATACGTAACAACGGCGACAGTCAAACGCGATAACCGTGAGATTTTGGATTTTGTCGCCAGCAATGCAGGAGCGATCGCGTACATGGGCGTCGGCGTTGCGAAATCTGAAGGCAAGGGCAAGGTACGCATCGTCGAATATGCGCTCAACAAAGAGGGCCCGTTCATGTTACCAACCGTCGAGAACATTCAAAAGGGCCAATACCGGCTCGCACGCGCGCTCGCTCTCGTCTATGTACCCGATAATGCCCGCAAAGATGCGTTTGTCGCTTATGCTCTCAGCGAAGAAGGCCAGAAGCAGATTCTTGAATACGAATACATGCAGGCTGCCCCGAACACGGTTCTCGTGATCGAGAAGCGCAACGCGGAAAAATAA